Part of the Candidatus Thermodiscus eudorianus genome is shown below.
TCTTGTTGTGTTGCTTGGAGGATCCTCTTCAGACCGTGGGGGTCCCTCAGGGGGTCTACAGAGTCTACCCTTACCCGGCCCTCTACCCTGGCCTTTATGTAGTGGGGTATCACGCCCGAGATGACCCTGAGGAGTGTGGATTTACCCCCGCCGTTGGGGCCCGATAGCACTGTTATCTCTCCGGGCCCCGCCTCCAGGGAGACGTTTCGGAGGGCTACTACGCCGCCCTCGTACTCTACGGTGAGGTCATCCACCTTTATCATAGCCTGCCCTCGCCACCGCCGAGACTATCGCTATCGCTATGCTAGACCCTACGAGCGCCTGCCCGAAGTTGACCGGTAGCTCTGCCGCCGCCGTTATGCCGAAGCCCAATACTATGGCCTCGTATAGGAAGTACCCGGTGACCATCCAGGTCCCTCCTAGTAGCATTGCTATTATCGCCGAGGAGTAGGCGGGGTCCCTGGCCAGTACGATGTAGAGTATCAGTAGCCCTACCGCTAGCCCCGCGAGTGCCCAGGCCCAGAGGGGTATGGAGAACTCTATACTCCTCCCCCAGAACTCAAGCACCGTGTCCCCGCCGTAGATTGCCCCGTAGAGTACTGCCCCCGCCACTATTATCGCGCCGCCCACCAGCAGGGCCAGGGGCAGGGCCAGCCTCCTGAGCACCCTCTTGTCGAGCCTCGAAAGCCTATAGTATATCCAGC
Proteins encoded:
- a CDS encoding ECF transporter S component produces the protein MAREARSEESWIRIAVYSAVFAALVFAATLIAVSTPVTEGYFNLGESMVYTAAILGGPVIGGIAGGVGSAMADLYLGYSHYAPGTLVIKGVEGFLVGWIYYRLSRLDKRVLRRLALPLALLVGGAIIVAGAVLYGAIYGGDTVLEFWGRSIEFSIPLWAWALAGLAVGLLILYIVLARDPAYSSAIIAMLLGGTWMVTGYFLYEAIVLGFGITAAAELPVNFGQALVGSSIAIAIVSAVARAGYDKGG